CCGACGGCACCGCGGCCGGCTCGTACACGCTGCGCAGCTACCGGACCAAGTACGGGCCGGTGCAGAGCCGGGCGACCGTTGGCGGCAAGCCGGTCGCGTACACGACGCTGCGGTCGTCCTACTTCCACGAGACCGACTCGCTGATCGGCTTCCAGGAGCTGAACGACCCGAGCTTCGTCAAGTCCGCGGCGGACTTCCAGCGGGCCGCGCAGGACATCAACTTCACGTTCAACTGGTTCTACGCCGACTCCAAGGACATCGCCTACTTCAACTCCGGCGCCAACCCGGTCCGGCAGTCCGATGTGGACCCGAACATGCCGGTCTGGGGCGACCAGGGCCACGACTGGGTCGGCTGGAACCCGGCGGGCAACCTCGCGAGCTACACGCCCGCGTCGCAGCACCCGCAGTCGATCAACCAGGACTACTACGTCAGCTGGAACAACGCCCAGGCCAACGGGTACGCCGCGGCCGGCGCGGACAAGTCCGCCGTGCACCGCGTCGACCTGCTCGACTCCCGGGTCAAGAAGCTCGTCACCAGCGGCACCAAGGTCACCCGGGTCAACCTGACCCAGGCGATGTCGGAGGCCGCGCTGGCCGACCTGCGGGCCGAGCGCGTGCTGCCGCTGCTGCTGCAGGTGCTCGACAAGACACCGGCCACCGGCGCGGCGGCGGACGCCGAGGCGAAGCTCAAGGCGTGGCTCTCCCGCGGCCAGCTGCGCACGGAGACGTCGGCGGGCAGCAAGGCGTACGCGGACGCCGACGCGATCCGCATCTTCGACGCCTGGTGGCCGCTGCTGGTCCAGGCCGAGTTCAAGCCGGGCATGGGCGACGACGCCTACAACGCGATGACCGGGGTGCTCGGCATCAACGAAAGCCCGTCGGGCTGGCAGAACGGCAACGGCCGGCACACCGGCCAGCCGCACAAGGGTTCGTCGTTCCAGTTCGGCTGGTGGGGGTACGTCAGCAAGGACATCCGGCAGGTGCTCGGCCAGCCGGTGGCGGGCCCGCTCGCGCAGACGTTCTGCGGGAACGGCGATGTCACCGCGTGCCGCCAGGCGCTCGTCGACTCGCTGACCACGGCCGCCGGCCAGGCCGCTAACACCGTCTACCCCGGTGACGCGAACTGCTCGGCCGGTGACCAGTGGTGCGCCGACTCGATCATCCAGAACCCGCTCGGCGGCATCACGCAGGACAAGATCAGCTGGCAGAACCGGCCGACGTTCCAGCAGGTCGTCGAGTACGCCGCGCACCGCGGGGACAACGTCGCGAACCTGGCGGCGGCGAAGACGGTCAGCGCCACCAGCGCCGAGACCGGCTTCTACAACTCGCCGGCGTCGAACGCGATCGACGGGAACGCCTCGACCCGCTGGGCCAGTGACTGGAGCGACGACCAGGCGATCACCGTCGACCTCGGTTCGGTCCAGCAGGTTTCGCGGGTACTGCTCAACTGGGAGTCCGCGTACGGGAAGGGCTACAAGATCCAGCTCTCGCCGGACGCCGTGCACTGGACGGACGCGGCCGTGGTGACCGACGGCGACGGCGGACAGGACAACGTCTCGTTCGCCGCGACCCCGGCGCGGTTCGTGAAGGTGCAGGGCGTCCAGCGCGGCACGAAGTACGGCTATTCGCTGTACGAGTTCGAGGTGTACGCGCACTGAGGCTTTGAGCACTGACAAGCCCGGCCGGGGCACTCGCGGACGCGTGAGTGCCCCGGCCTCCCCTTTATCGTGGGCGGATGGACGACTGGACGCCCCGAACCAAGGCCATCGCCGCCGGCCGGCCGCACGGCCCGGGCGAACCGCTGAACACCCCGCTCGTCGCCACCAGCACCTACCAGGCCGGTGGCGATTTCGCGTACGCGCGCAGCGACGGGACGCCGACGTGGCTGGCGCTCGAAGAGGCCGTCGGCGCGTTGGAAGGCGGGCAGGCGACGGCGTTCGCGTCCGGGGTCGCCACGCTGTCCGCGGTCCTGGACCTGCTGCCGGTCGGGTCGCGGGTCGCCGTCCCGACGTTCAGCTACGCGGTGACGCGCGGGGTGCTGGCCCACGCGCAGAAGCTCGGCAAGCTCGCCGTCACCGAGCTCGAACCCACCGACACCGCCGCCTGGGTGGCCGAGGCCGCGACGGCCGACCTGGTCTGGCTGGAGTCGCCGACCAACCCGACCCTCGACGTGATGGACGTCGAGACCATCGCCGCCGCCGCCCGCGGCCGGGTCGTCGTCGACAACACCTTCGCGACGCCGTTGCGGCAGCGGCCTTTGGAGCTGGGCGCGGACGTCGTCGTGCACAGCGCGACCAAGCTGATCGGCGGGCACAGCGACCTGCTGCTGGGGATCACGGTCGCCAAGGACCCGGCCGTCGCGGCCGAGCTGCGGGGCGCGCGGACGCGGGTGGGGTCGACGCCGGGCGCCCTCGAAGCCTGGCTCGCCCTCAGGGGGCTGCGGACCATGCCGGTGCGGCTGG
This window of the Amycolatopsis balhimycina FH 1894 genome carries:
- a CDS encoding penicillin acylase family protein — translated: MRRGIRALSITALGALVAGLTQVVLTAPAANAALSPDDYCGGQCSDILPPGEQGSATLAEILTHKLFGTRPAHSADQLGKYASLAGGYKTLTTGAINQYFNDSSFGVPADQVASTSQPRSDVTIVRDKALGVPHITGTTRAGTEFGAGYAAAQDRLWLMDVLRHAARGQVTSFAGGAEANRELEQQFFANAPYTDAELQAQIDRTAASGPRGAQGLADAQAYVDGINKYISDSYNGRYFPGEYVLTGHVDSITNAGSIDPFKLTDLVALASLIGAEFGAGGGGEVQNAIAKLAMQEKYGVVQGEKVWQSLRAEDDPEAVKTLHDGQTFPYGKTPANAAGRALPDKGSVTPQPLVFDKTGSASTATPSTVDVAAPAEQEPARGMFENGVLPANMLSEKHGMSNALLVSGAKTASGHPVAVFGPQTGYFAPQLLLLQELQGPGISSRGAAFAGLSMYTLLGRGQDYSWSATTSAQDIIDTYALQLCDPSGNAPTKDSNYYTYQGKCVPMETVEVKNAWKPTVADGTAAGSYTLRSYRTKYGPVQSRATVGGKPVAYTTLRSSYFHETDSLIGFQELNDPSFVKSAADFQRAAQDINFTFNWFYADSKDIAYFNSGANPVRQSDVDPNMPVWGDQGHDWVGWNPAGNLASYTPASQHPQSINQDYYVSWNNAQANGYAAAGADKSAVHRVDLLDSRVKKLVTSGTKVTRVNLTQAMSEAALADLRAERVLPLLLQVLDKTPATGAAADAEAKLKAWLSRGQLRTETSAGSKAYADADAIRIFDAWWPLLVQAEFKPGMGDDAYNAMTGVLGINESPSGWQNGNGRHTGQPHKGSSFQFGWWGYVSKDIRQVLGQPVAGPLAQTFCGNGDVTACRQALVDSLTTAAGQAANTVYPGDANCSAGDQWCADSIIQNPLGGITQDKISWQNRPTFQQVVEYAAHRGDNVANLAAAKTVSATSAETGFYNSPASNAIDGNASTRWASDWSDDQAITVDLGSVQQVSRVLLNWESAYGKGYKIQLSPDAVHWTDAAVVTDGDGGQDNVSFAATPARFVKVQGVQRGTKYGYSLYEFEVYAH
- a CDS encoding trans-sulfuration enzyme family protein; the protein is MDDWTPRTKAIAAGRPHGPGEPLNTPLVATSTYQAGGDFAYARSDGTPTWLALEEAVGALEGGQATAFASGVATLSAVLDLLPVGSRVAVPTFSYAVTRGVLAHAQKLGKLAVTELEPTDTAAWVAEAATADLVWLESPTNPTLDVMDVETIAAAARGRVVVDNTFATPLRQRPLELGADVVVHSATKLIGGHSDLLLGITVAKDPAVAAELRGARTRVGSTPGALEAWLALRGLRTMPVRLAEQSRTAALLAGRLAGHPAVRRVRYPGFGMMVAFDLADAETADRFCASVRLIRAATSLGGVESLVERRAWLAGEERVPPGLIRFSVGLEDPEDLWHDLAFALPE